A portion of the Clostridium gelidum genome contains these proteins:
- a CDS encoding ABC transporter permease translates to MFIKENILLAIAGIRSSKMRSLLTMLGIIIGISSVIGIVSIGSAITSAFTGELDKMGANNMQVYIRERSEEGSEGGRSRKEPEDSDLMTLDQINSIQDAFSDRISSLSISSQQGNGKVKDGYLYANITTTGVNEGFKDVNNVKMISGRFISSKDVKGLKKTAVVSEKLVNNIFKGKSDPIGKEIKVYIEDNIETYIIAGVYKYEAPSFLEGGGNTAKEKDIQTNIYIPITTAKVDKKNKNYSYFMIKPSTTTDQDKLVKDVKKYTEKLYKNNKNWELEVSNLKNQAESITSVLGKISMGISVIAAISLLVGGIGVMNIMLVSVTERTREIGTRKALGAKSSHIKMQFIIESVIICSIGGTIGIVLGIGMGIIACIVLKSPISISIPTIIISFTFSMAIGVFFGYYPAKKAASLDPIEALRYE, encoded by the coding sequence ATGTTTATAAAAGAAAATATATTACTTGCAATAGCAGGTATACGATCAAGTAAAATGCGTTCACTCTTAACTATGCTTGGAATTATAATAGGAATATCATCTGTTATAGGAATTGTTTCTATAGGAAGTGCAATTACATCAGCATTTACAGGTGAATTAGATAAAATGGGTGCTAATAATATGCAAGTTTATATAAGGGAAAGAAGTGAAGAAGGTTCTGAAGGAGGACGATCACGTAAGGAGCCAGAAGATAGTGATCTTATGACATTGGATCAAATAAATTCAATTCAGGACGCATTTTCAGATAGAATTAGCAGCCTAAGTATATCATCACAACAGGGCAACGGGAAAGTTAAGGATGGTTATTTATATGCGAATATAACAACTACAGGCGTAAATGAAGGATTTAAAGATGTTAATAATGTAAAGATGATTAGTGGAAGATTTATTTCTAGTAAAGATGTTAAAGGTCTGAAAAAAACAGCTGTGGTTTCAGAGAAACTTGTCAATAATATCTTTAAAGGAAAGTCTGACCCTATAGGTAAAGAGATTAAAGTTTATATAGAAGATAATATTGAGACATATATTATTGCAGGGGTATATAAATATGAAGCACCTTCATTTCTAGAAGGTGGAGGCAATACAGCAAAAGAAAAAGATATACAAACTAATATATATATTCCAATAACAACAGCAAAAGTAGATAAAAAAAATAAAAATTATTCTTATTTTATGATTAAACCTAGTACGACTACTGATCAAGATAAGCTTGTTAAAGATGTAAAAAAGTATACAGAAAAGTTATACAAGAATAATAAAAATTGGGAACTTGAAGTTTCCAATCTTAAGAATCAAGCAGAATCTATTACATCAGTCCTTGGTAAGATTTCAATGGGTATATCTGTAATTGCAGCCATATCATTACTTGTAGGTGGAATAGGAGTAATGAATATAATGCTTGTATCTGTTACAGAAAGAACAAGGGAAATTGGTACAAGAAAAGCTCTTGGAGCTAAAAGCAGTCATATAAAAATGCAATTTATAATTGAATCAGTTATAATATGTTCAATTGGAGGAACAATAGGTATAGTACTTGGAATAGGAATGGGCATAATAGCATGTATAGTATTAAAGTCACCTATATCAATATCCATTCCAACAATTATAATAAGCTTTACTTTCTCAATGGCAATTGGAGTATTTTTTGGATATTATCCAGCTAAAAAGGCAGCAAGCCTTGATCCAATTGAAGCTTTAAGGTATGAATAG
- a CDS encoding trans-sulfuration enzyme family protein — protein MTLKKSFETIAVSGVSGGDKATGAISFPIYQSATFKHHGLNNSTGYDYSRAQNPTREEAEKTLAVLEGGKEAIGFSSGVSAITACIHLFKSGDNIILSDDLYGGTYRLFEETYKDFGLQAIFVDTTNTKNITAAINENTKAIFIETPSNPMMKVTDIRAVAKIAKENKLLVIVDNTFLTPYYQKPLELGADLVIHSGTKFLGGHHDLLAGFIVGNDEQILQRLRRIHMSTGATLSPFDSWLILRGIKTLHIRLDRAQENSIKIAKFLESNSNIEKVYYVGLENFEGYELNKKQSTGFGATLSFRVKDKKIVPKILESVKVIRFAESLGGVETLITYPITQTHSEIPEDIKKRLGVDEYLLRLSVGIENIDDLIKDLENAINSVKS, from the coding sequence ATGACTTTAAAAAAATCTTTTGAAACAATTGCAGTTAGTGGAGTATCAGGTGGAGATAAAGCTACAGGTGCAATAAGTTTTCCAATATACCAATCAGCTACATTTAAGCATCATGGACTTAATAATAGTACAGGATATGATTATTCTAGGGCTCAAAATCCAACAAGGGAAGAAGCTGAAAAAACATTAGCTGTTTTAGAAGGCGGAAAAGAAGCAATAGGGTTTTCTTCGGGAGTTTCAGCAATTACTGCCTGTATACATCTATTTAAAAGTGGAGACAATATAATTTTATCTGACGATTTGTATGGAGGGACATACAGATTATTCGAAGAAACTTATAAAGATTTTGGGTTACAAGCTATATTTGTTGATACAACAAATACTAAAAATATAACAGCTGCTATAAATGAAAATACAAAAGCTATATTCATAGAGACACCTTCTAATCCAATGATGAAGGTAACTGATATAAGAGCAGTAGCAAAAATAGCAAAGGAAAATAAGTTGCTAGTAATTGTAGATAATACTTTTTTGACACCTTATTATCAAAAACCATTAGAATTAGGTGCTGATTTGGTAATTCATAGTGGAACTAAATTTTTAGGTGGGCATCATGATTTATTAGCTGGATTTATAGTAGGAAATGATGAACAGATTTTACAAAGATTAAGACGAATTCATATGTCTACTGGGGCAACATTATCTCCGTTTGATTCATGGTTAATTTTAAGAGGAATTAAAACATTACATATTAGATTAGATAGAGCACAAGAAAATTCAATAAAAATAGCAAAATTTTTAGAAAGTAATTCTAACATAGAGAAAGTTTATTATGTAGGATTAGAAAACTTTGAAGGCTATGAATTGAATAAAAAACAATCAACAGGTTTTGGGGCAACATTATCTTTCAGAGTTAAGGATAAAAAAATAGTACCTAAAATTTTAGAAAGTGTTAAAGTAATAAGATTTGCAGAAAGTTTAGGTGGAGTAGAAACATTAATAACATATCCAATAACTCAAACTCACTCAGAAATTCCAGAAGATATTAAGAAGAGATTAGGAGTAGATGAATATTTACTTAGACTATCAGTTGGTATAGAAAATATAGATGACTTAATAAAAGACTTGGAAAATGCGATTAATTCAGTTAAGAGTTAA
- a CDS encoding trans-sulfuration enzyme family protein → MNFGTKLIHASGELDPTTGSVSTPIYQTSTFHQFDINNFGKYDYSRSGNPTREVVEKLIAELEGGECGFAFASGMAAICSVLSIFSAGDNIVICGDVYGGAYRAATKLFSRFNIEFTFVDATNIEEIKNAFKENTKGLYLETPSNPLLKVTDLRAASKIAKENGVITIVDNSFMSPYLQRPLELGADIVVHSATKFLGGHSDVLAGLVVTKTKELGDRVYQIQNTFGAVLGPQDSWLLIRGIKTLKIRLDVMQKSAQKLAQWLESREEVEKVYYLGLQSMEGREVHLEQADGAGAVLSFKFKTLERTTIFLNSVKNVAVAVSLGSVETIVSYPAKMSHASIPKEEREQLGITDTLIRVSVGLEDIEDLIESFKEAIEK, encoded by the coding sequence ATGAATTTTGGAACTAAATTAATACATGCAAGCGGGGAACTAGATCCTACAACAGGTTCGGTAAGTACTCCAATATATCAAACATCAACATTTCATCAATTTGATATAAATAATTTTGGTAAATATGATTATTCAAGATCAGGAAATCCAACTAGAGAAGTAGTAGAAAAGTTAATAGCAGAACTTGAAGGTGGAGAATGTGGTTTTGCATTTGCTTCAGGTATGGCGGCTATTTGTTCTGTATTATCAATATTTTCAGCAGGGGATAACATTGTAATTTGTGGTGATGTATATGGTGGAGCATATAGGGCCGCAACAAAATTATTTTCAAGATTTAATATTGAATTTACCTTTGTAGATGCAACCAATATTGAAGAAATAAAAAATGCTTTCAAGGAAAATACAAAGGGACTTTATTTAGAAACTCCTTCAAACCCATTATTAAAGGTCACAGATTTAAGAGCTGCTAGTAAAATAGCTAAGGAAAATGGAGTAATTACAATAGTAGATAACTCATTTATGTCACCATATCTACAAAGACCATTAGAACTTGGTGCAGATATAGTAGTTCATAGTGCAACTAAATTCTTAGGGGGACATAGCGATGTGTTGGCTGGACTTGTTGTAACTAAGACAAAGGAACTTGGGGATAGGGTTTATCAAATACAAAATACCTTTGGAGCTGTACTTGGACCGCAAGATTCATGGCTTTTGATTAGAGGAATTAAAACTTTAAAAATTAGATTAGATGTAATGCAAAAAAGTGCTCAAAAGTTGGCACAGTGGCTTGAATCAAGAGAAGAAGTTGAGAAAGTTTATTACCTTGGACTACAATCAATGGAAGGAAGAGAAGTGCATTTAGAACAAGCAGATGGTGCAGGTGCAGTTTTATCCTTTAAGTTTAAGACTTTAGAAAGAACTACAATTTTCTTGAACAGTGTAAAAAATGTAGCAGTGGCAGTAAGCTTAGGTAGTGTCGAAACTATAGTTTCATATCCAGCTAAAATGAGTCATGCATCAATTCCAAAAGAAGAAAGAGAACAACTTGGAATTACAGATACATTAATAAGAGTATCGGTAGGTCTTGAGGATATAGAGGATTTAATAGAATCATTTAAAGAAGCGATTGAAAAATAA